One Bacteroidota bacterium genomic window carries:
- a CDS encoding isoprenylcysteine carboxylmethyltransferase family protein, whose translation MRTNFATKKSFWIVTLFYFFIAFEFFYMASPFAIYFYSVYKPGLNLINNISALSWLTDFFLPHISEDSKSGMINILSPLGWSFLVLGLFIFIVGASQVYYCKLLKKGAVTRGLYSIIRHPQYTGFILSSFGMLLIWPRYLVLISFITMLFVYFLLAKIEEKECVSKFGEAYTVYKNRTFMFLPFSLPWIQRIQIENLSRTKRIILYATFYLLSLFFSVVLANGIRKGSVSSLYVSYSDNTVNLSITKTNEKLINEILTTALNNNKVDSILKPFKNQPNSYFINYLLPADIFYISEIPMCIPQNIDCNFARASKDKNLIKVIFTRAIVDNNEKIVGKEILLKTKFTSAIVEVWINTNNGEIIFIQYPQNEIRYANIPVPVF comes from the coding sequence ATGAGAACAAATTTTGCCACCAAAAAATCATTCTGGATTGTAACGCTATTTTATTTTTTTATAGCCTTTGAGTTCTTTTACATGGCTAGCCCTTTTGCAATCTATTTTTATTCAGTGTATAAACCCGGACTTAATCTAATAAACAATATTTCCGCATTGTCGTGGCTTACAGACTTCTTTTTACCTCATATTTCAGAAGATTCAAAGTCTGGAATGATCAATATTTTAAGCCCGTTAGGTTGGTCATTTTTAGTGTTGGGCTTATTCATTTTTATTGTTGGCGCTTCGCAGGTTTATTATTGCAAATTGCTAAAAAAAGGCGCAGTTACAAGAGGCTTGTATAGCATTATACGCCATCCGCAATATACGGGCTTTATTTTAAGCAGTTTTGGTATGTTGCTTATATGGCCAAGGTATTTAGTATTAATAAGCTTTATTACTATGCTTTTCGTTTATTTTCTATTGGCAAAAATAGAAGAGAAAGAATGTGTTTCGAAGTTTGGAGAAGCATATACTGTCTATAAGAATAGAACATTTATGTTTCTGCCATTTAGTTTACCCTGGATACAAAGAATTCAGATAGAAAACCTCAGCAGGACAAAAAGAATCATTCTATATGCTACCTTTTATTTATTGTCGTTATTTTTTTCGGTCGTGCTTGCAAATGGAATTCGCAAAGGTTCTGTTAGCTCACTATATGTATCTTATAGTGACAATACTGTTAACTTATCAATTACCAAAACCAATGAAAAACTAATCAATGAAATATTAACTACTGCATTGAATAATAATAAAGTAGACAGTATTCTAAAGCCTTTTAAAAATCAGCCCAACAGCTATTTTATAAACTATTTGTTGCCTGCCGATATCTTTTATATTTCTGAAATACCGATGTGTATACCTCAAAATATCGATTGCAATTTTGCCAGGGCCAGCAAAGATAAAAACTTGATTAAGGTAATTTTCACCCGGGCAATTGTCGATAACAACGAAAAAATAGTTGGGAAAGAAATTCTGCTCAAGACCAAATTCACCAGTGCAATTGTTGAGGTATGGATTAATACAAATAATGGAGAAATTATATTCATTCAATACCCCCAAAATGAGATTCGTTATGCAAATATTCCCGTGCCTGTTTTTTAG
- a CDS encoding TonB-dependent receptor: MQLIKIYSIAAYLIFVCNFANAQPITQIVRGVILDKESQAPLIGATIVINNSNPLIGSTTDTEGNYKLTGVPIGRYDFKVSYIGYKEIIIPEVLVSSGKELVLNVELMEDFKSLNEVVVKASSTKGEAMNSMSLISGRSVNVEMTKRYAGGLDDPSRLASSFAGVSTDGGIESNAIMVRGNSPTGILWQIEGVEVPTPSHFSNSEVLGGGAITMFSNNMLSTSDFFTGAFPAEYGNALSGVFDMKLTTGNSEKYEHSAQVGVLGIDVASEGPFKKGAKASYLFNYRYSTMGLVSSFLPDGGLPVYQDLCFNLNFPTKKAGTFSLWAIGGISNFSQVPEKDSVAWESEEDKLNVNADFISGTASLKHKIIVGNKSFIHTSLTASNNYQHTTEDILNSDYNYDPRVDFNFLENRYSAKSFINHKFSNRHTNRTGVSYTLVDYDYEMANISSGAFSSVSNSTGNTSYLQAFTQSKFQLTERVTATIGLNALYLALNKKYSIDPRAGLKWNQSSKHSFSLAYGVHSQTQFFNIYFIEKEENGQLSYPNKDLDLSKAHHFVMAYDLSVSEKTKFKVEPYYQILSNIPVVENTSTAIINIPHYHTFNEELISTGKGRNYGVDVTLERNLSEGFYYLFTASLFQSKYTGDDGVERNTAYNNNYVANLLAGKEWKLRNNSNNIIGISGRLYLKGGNRISPVDEVASSERQEVVTDETRAFEESWPSYYRADASFYFRKNKPKYSSIWSVQINNCLFSPTSFSREYNYKKDAVVEVTDGSPFPSISYKIEF; this comes from the coding sequence ATGCAACTTATCAAGATTTATAGTATTGCAGCATACCTGATATTTGTGTGCAATTTTGCCAATGCTCAACCAATTACTCAAATTGTGAGAGGAGTAATTTTAGATAAAGAATCGCAAGCCCCCTTAATAGGAGCAACCATAGTGATTAATAATTCCAACCCTTTAATAGGGTCGACTACCGACACTGAGGGTAATTATAAACTTACCGGGGTTCCGATAGGCCGATACGATTTTAAAGTCTCTTATATCGGGTATAAAGAAATTATTATTCCAGAAGTTCTAGTGAGTTCTGGCAAAGAATTAGTGCTGAATGTTGAACTTATGGAAGATTTTAAGTCTCTGAATGAAGTTGTGGTAAAAGCCTCTTCAACAAAAGGCGAAGCCATGAATTCAATGAGCCTTATCAGCGGGAGAAGTGTAAACGTTGAAATGACAAAACGATATGCAGGAGGATTAGACGACCCAAGCCGACTAGCATCCTCTTTTGCAGGTGTATCTACCGATGGAGGTATAGAATCGAATGCTATTATGGTTAGGGGAAATTCTCCTACCGGTATTTTGTGGCAAATCGAAGGAGTTGAAGTTCCAACACCCAGTCATTTTTCAAATTCGGAGGTTCTTGGAGGCGGAGCAATAACAATGTTCAGCAATAACATGTTAAGTACATCCGATTTCTTTACCGGCGCTTTCCCTGCTGAATATGGTAATGCTCTTTCCGGTGTTTTTGATATGAAGCTTACAACAGGAAACAGCGAAAAGTATGAGCATTCCGCTCAGGTTGGAGTATTGGGCATCGATGTTGCCTCGGAGGGGCCTTTTAAAAAAGGTGCTAAAGCATCGTATTTATTCAACTACAGGTACTCAACCATGGGCTTGGTTAGCTCATTCTTGCCAGACGGTGGGTTACCTGTATACCAGGATTTATGTTTTAATTTAAATTTTCCGACCAAAAAAGCCGGAACCTTTTCATTATGGGCTATTGGTGGAATTTCAAATTTTTCACAAGTTCCGGAAAAAGATTCAGTAGCTTGGGAATCGGAAGAAGATAAATTAAATGTGAATGCAGATTTTATAAGCGGAACCGCATCTTTAAAACATAAAATAATAGTTGGTAATAAAAGTTTTATTCATACATCCTTAACAGCTTCTAATAACTACCAGCATACAACCGAAGATATTCTTAATTCGGATTATAATTATGACCCAAGAGTTGATTTCAATTTTCTGGAAAACAGATATAGCGCAAAATCTTTTATAAACCATAAATTTAGCAACCGACATACGAATAGGACAGGAGTTTCCTATACCCTCGTGGATTACGACTATGAAATGGCAAATATTTCAAGCGGCGCATTCTCAAGCGTTTCGAATTCAACTGGAAATACCTCCTATTTGCAAGCTTTCACCCAATCAAAATTCCAACTGACAGAAAGAGTGACTGCAACAATTGGCTTAAATGCGCTTTACTTAGCTTTAAACAAGAAGTATTCAATCGATCCAAGGGCTGGATTAAAATGGAATCAATCATCGAAACATTCATTTAGTTTGGCTTATGGAGTGCATAGTCAGACTCAATTTTTTAATATTTATTTTATCGAGAAAGAAGAAAACGGTCAGTTAAGCTATCCGAATAAAGATTTAGATTTATCAAAGGCACACCACTTTGTAATGGCTTACGACCTGTCGGTTAGTGAGAAAACAAAATTTAAAGTTGAACCTTATTACCAGATTCTTTCTAATATTCCTGTAGTTGAAAATACCTCCACTGCAATTATTAATATCCCGCATTATCATACTTTTAACGAAGAGTTAATTAGTACAGGAAAAGGAAGAAACTATGGGGTTGATGTTACATTGGAAAGAAATCTTTCAGAAGGCTTTTACTATTTATTCACGGCTTCTCTGTTTCAATCTAAATATACCGGCGACGATGGCGTAGAAAGAAATACTGCCTACAATAACAATTACGTAGCAAATCTTTTAGCAGGTAAGGAATGGAAGTTAAGAAATAATAGCAACAACATAATTGGTATAAGTGGCCGCTTGTATTTAAAAGGAGGCAATAGAATTAGTCCTGTGGATGAGGTGGCTTCTTCAGAAAGACAAGAGGTTGTTACTGACGAAACCAGGGCTTTTGAAGAAAGCTGGCCATCTTACTATCGGGCTGATGCAAGCTTTTATTTCAGGAAAAACAAACCTAAGTATTCAAGTATTTGGTCGGTTCAAATAAACAATTGCCTTTTCTCCCCAACCTCTTTTTCAAGAGAATATAATTATAAGAAGGATGCAGTTGTGGAAGTTACCGATGGAAGTCCATTTCCTTCGATAAGCTATAAAATAGAATTTTAA